In Silene latifolia isolate original U9 population chromosome 3, ASM4854445v1, whole genome shotgun sequence, a single window of DNA contains:
- the LOC141649331 gene encoding uncharacterized protein LOC141649331 — MNFDDPNFLENLQRALKKLQENDSKWLPRRERTVEEFEVSELPEFTGGTDPKDYLEWERKIERMFDFKVLDDAKRCKYAIRRLSGGASLWYESLKARRARARKEKLSSWDSLKHKLRKRYVPATYRLTTYRKIANLNQGSLRVSKYIDEFDNLTLMRELEESEQLKMVEAQGKAKLPTIYDELFDEEERLGDVFNFEERERDEIIEPLSDDDQIKDVIEDDIFANLDEPHAGGTSLFDPNLPIVFDEELEEDYDETHMEESDHTSYDDATQDNPNLVPISDEEIKDVFPKTLPAGLPSIRGIERQIDLIPEASLPNKAAYRCNPMETKELQIEELMERGYVRKSISPCVVPTLFTPKKDGTWQMCADSRAKNNITIKYRFPIPRLDDMLDGLHGSKTFSKIDLRSGYHQMRMRERDKWKTAFKTRHGLYKWTVMTLGLTNAPGTFTRLMNMVLKPFLSRFVVVYLDDILILGRSKDDRFKHFREVFNTPREQQLYDKKEECSFLVESVILLGYRVSKDGVSVDRFKIEAIKSWPTPKTITEVQSFHGLALFYQRFIQDVSTITSPITEGTKKGTFIWTTAAQKEFETIIQKLCEAPLLVLPDFTQPFEVEYDASGVGIGAILIQGKRPIAYFSEKLSGPKLNYSTNDKEFYAIVRALNHWSHYPRPNRFILHSDHESLKYINRKQKLNPQHAKWADHISFDSQGKEPYQSPIDKYIDEKLHGGNSNFLLKSIFMEAHDDLVASSNHYLDFGRIVHERWWEGNHKKVKHKQRWHKMVVIDNTHYKFKSPERDKYEDYIEDDELKKRSTGFVSIPVASKMIRLSVRACSGL; from the exons ATGAACTTCGACGATCCCAACTTTCTTGAGAATCTTCAAAGAGCCTTGAAAAAGTTACAAGAAAACGATTCCAAGTGGTTGCCTAGACGAGAACGAACCGTTGAAGAGTTCGAAGTgagtgaactacccgagttcacGGGAGGCACGGACCCAAAGGACTACCTCGAATGGGAACGGAAAATCGAACGAATGTTTGATTTCAAAGTTCTGGATGACGCGAAACGCTGCAAGTACGCTATTCGAAGACTTAGTGGAGGGGCTTCACTATGGTACGAGAGTTTGAAAGCAAGGCGTGCTCGCGCTAGAAAAGAGAAATTATCATCTTGGGATTCTCTTAAACACAAATTGCGCAAGAGATATGTTCCAGCAACTTATAGGCTCACGACTTATCGTAAGATCGCCAATCTTAACCAAGGGAGCCTTCGTGTCTCTAAATACATCGACGAGTTTGATAATCTCACTCTAATGAGGGAATTGGAAGAGAGTGAACAATTAAAGATGGTTGAAGCACAAGGAAAAGCTAAATTGCCAACAATTTATGATGAATTGTTTGATGAAGAGgaacgattgggtgatgtgttcaatttcgaagaaagggaaagggacgAGATTATAGAGCCATTGAGTGACGATGatcaaattaaagatgtgattgaagatgacatatttGCCAACTTGGATGAACCTCATGCGGGAGGTACTTCTTTATTTGACCCAAATctaccaattgtttttgatgaagaattggaagaagATTATGATGAAACTCACATGGAAGAAAgtgatcatacaagttatgacgATGCAACTCAAGACAATCCTAATCTTGTGCCAATCTCGGATGAGGAAATCAAGGATGTTTTCCCCAAGACACTACCCGCTGGTTTACCATCTATTAGAGGGATAGAACGCCAAATTGATCTCATTCCCGAAGCTTCGTTACCGAACAAAGCGGCCTATAGATGCAATCCAATGGAGACAAAGGAATTGCAAATCGAGGAATTGATGGAACGAGGTTATGTGCGCAAGAGCATAAGTCCATGTGTTGTCCCTACTCTATTTACTCCAAAGAAGGATGGGACGTGGCAAATGTGCGCTGATAGTCGAGCCAAgaacaacataactatcaagTATCGTTTTCCTATTCCAAGGCTTGACGACATGCTTGATGGGTTACATGGATCCAAAACcttttctaagatcgacttgaggagtggttatcaccAAATGCGAATGAGAGAAAGGGATAAGTGGAAAACCGCGTTCAAGACTAGACATGGGTTATACAAATGGACCGTCATGACATTAGGATTAACCAATGCTCCGGGTACCTTTACGCGACTCATGAACATGGTACTCAAACCTTTCTTGAGCAGATTTGTTGTCGTCTACTTGGATGACATTTTGATCCTCGGCCGGAGCAAGGATGATCGTTTCAAACACTTTCGCGAGGTGTTCAATACGCCCCGAGAGCAACAACTCTATGATAAAAAGGAGGAGTGTTCATTCTTGGTCGAGAGCGTTATCCTTCTTGGGTACAGGGTTTCAAAAGACGGAGTTTCGGTCGATCGATTTAAAATTGAAGCAATTAAGTCATGGCCTACTCCTAAGACCATCACGGAGGTCCAATCATTTCATGGACTCGCCTTATTCTATCAGAGGTTCATTCAGGACGTTAGTACCATTACTAGTCCTATCACCGAGGGTACGAAGAAAGGAACCTTCATTTGGACCACAGCCGCTCAAAAGGAGTTCGAAACCATTATTCAAAAACTTTGCGAGGCACCATTATTGGTACTCCCGGATTTCACTCAACCATTTGAGGTGGAATATGACGCAAGCGGTGTTGGAATTGGAGCCATATTAATACAAGGAAAGCGGCCCATCGCTTATTTCTCCGAGAAATTGAGTGGTCCTAAACTCAACTACTCTACGAACGATAAAGAGTTCTATGCGATCGTGAGAGCTCTTaatcattggagtcattatcCCCGTCCGAATCGCTTCATACTACATTCGGATCATGAATCGTTGAAGTACATTAACAGGAAGCAGAAGTTGAATCCGCAACATGCCAAATGGGCGGATCACATTAGTTTTGATTCCCAAGGGAAAGAACCGTATCAATCGCCAATTGATAAATACATTGACGAGAAGCTACATGGTGGGAATTCTAACTTCTTATTGAAGTCAATTTTCATGGAAGCTCATGATGATCTTGTTGCTTCGAGCAACCATTATTTGGATTTTGGTAGAATTGTGCATGAAAGGTGGTGGGAAGGAAATCACAAGAAAGTAAAGCACAAGCAAAGATGGCACAAAATGGTTGTGATTGACAATACTCATTACAAATTCAAATCACCGGAGAGGGATAAATATGaagactacattgaagatgatgagCTGAAAAAGAGATCAACGGG ATTTGTTTCGATCCCGGTGGCATCAAAGATGATTCGACTAAGTGTTCGGGCTTGTTCGGGTTTATAA